In Rubrivirga marina, the following are encoded in one genomic region:
- a CDS encoding TonB-dependent receptor, protein MSFWTSRASRASEHARRAAALVAFLLPSLALAQTGTLSGTVVDGDFGGGLPGASVLVVEQGTGAATEVDGNYRIDRLPVGTYTVRYSFVGYATQVVNNVQIEAGAPTQINVTLTTDALLEEVVVEAEEIIATNSEVGLLRVRARAAQVSDAISAETISQSGASDAGDAMERVTGASVQGGQYVFVRGLGDRYANTQLNGAVLPTADPDRRAVQFDLFPAGFLENIVTLKTFTPDKPGSFSGGLVDITTRSFPDAFTSSFSVSTGFSTEAVPGDAIVIDPVQGSSLFRFGAGDLAVPGLLADTPRDQFIRPTTRLDGPGGPGTGPLVRQDAAASQRLDDLSNALTPMVAPTQGTVPFTGSVSLSIGDRVPVGRNAVGYIVGLTADQGVSAYDGGTLARLDLTGRDATTGQVAVDTTQFRTDQRATQSAQVGGIANLAVQLGSYNEVALNTLFSHITESQARTLAGVDNVLSAGTPVTDIVTGYTERTLGSAQLRGEHALPALGNLEVDWRANLSRTQLDQPDLRQAAIRSNVSVDEDGNETTSYALVGTPPGPQRYFRDLEETLGSGALDLSLPFRAFGNGAQLKVGGLVERTDRAYGERFFFYELDRGVALGGTDGDALATYLGPDNVGVIGTRTNSAGEVTQYEFGHYLIDATRDQNQYDGTFDVAAGYGMVEVGLGRLRLIAGARYEGSRLLVASQALATADTPADSVVTVDGTAFLGTDRSYNDVLPSLNLVYGLSDAMNLRAAATRTLARPTFREIAPVTTYDFTSDGALQGNPALERTLITNLDLRWEWFNQPGGILAASAYYKRLDNPIERIITDPENGATSYANVDAADVFGAEFEARQRLGTFGLGGVLGERLSLGANLSLTQSSISITGRELAARRELDPSAPDTRDLQGQSPYLLNANLSYDDPLRGTSAGVFFNVAGPRLSRVGNPLPDVYERPAPQLDLTASQQVFGAFTLKGSIKNVLGSDYLEAYDVSGFDLGGPSEVAPFLRYARGTQFSLGISVNPSFGVGAPASIPAPGSSASPIGTGTASGD, encoded by the coding sequence ATGTCGTTCTGGACCTCCCGCGCGTCGCGGGCCTCGGAGCACGCCCGACGGGCCGCTGCTCTCGTCGCGTTCCTCCTCCCCAGCCTCGCGCTCGCGCAGACCGGGACCCTCTCCGGTACCGTCGTCGACGGCGACTTCGGCGGCGGCCTGCCCGGCGCCAGCGTCCTCGTCGTCGAGCAGGGCACCGGCGCCGCCACCGAGGTCGACGGGAACTACCGGATCGACCGGCTCCCGGTCGGGACGTACACCGTCCGGTACTCGTTCGTCGGCTACGCCACGCAGGTCGTCAACAACGTCCAGATCGAGGCCGGGGCGCCGACCCAGATCAACGTCACGCTGACGACCGACGCCCTGCTCGAGGAGGTCGTCGTCGAGGCCGAGGAGATCATCGCGACGAACAGCGAGGTCGGGCTCCTCCGCGTCCGGGCGCGGGCCGCGCAGGTGAGCGACGCCATCTCGGCCGAGACGATCTCGCAGAGCGGGGCCTCCGACGCCGGCGACGCCATGGAGCGCGTGACGGGCGCGAGCGTCCAGGGCGGGCAGTACGTGTTCGTCCGCGGCCTCGGCGACCGCTACGCCAACACGCAGCTCAACGGGGCCGTCCTCCCGACCGCCGACCCCGACCGCCGCGCGGTCCAGTTCGACCTGTTCCCGGCCGGCTTCCTGGAGAACATCGTCACGCTGAAGACCTTCACGCCGGACAAGCCGGGCAGCTTCTCCGGCGGCCTCGTCGACATCACGACGCGGTCGTTCCCGGACGCGTTCACGTCGTCGTTCTCGGTCTCGACCGGGTTCTCGACCGAGGCCGTCCCGGGCGACGCGATCGTCATCGACCCGGTCCAGGGGAGCAGCCTGTTCCGGTTCGGCGCCGGCGACCTCGCCGTGCCGGGCCTCCTCGCGGACACGCCGCGGGACCAGTTCATCCGCCCGACGACGCGGCTCGACGGCCCGGGCGGCCCGGGCACCGGCCCGCTCGTCCGGCAGGACGCCGCGGCCTCGCAGCGCCTCGACGACCTCTCGAACGCCCTCACGCCGATGGTGGCCCCGACGCAGGGGACGGTCCCTTTCACGGGCAGCGTCTCGCTCTCGATCGGCGACCGCGTGCCCGTCGGGCGGAACGCCGTCGGCTACATCGTCGGGCTCACGGCCGACCAGGGCGTCAGCGCCTACGACGGCGGGACGCTCGCGCGCCTCGACCTCACGGGCCGCGACGCCACGACCGGCCAGGTCGCCGTCGACACGACGCAGTTCCGGACGGACCAGCGGGCCACGCAGTCGGCCCAGGTCGGCGGCATCGCCAACCTCGCCGTCCAGCTCGGCAGCTACAACGAGGTCGCGCTCAACACGCTCTTCAGCCACATCACGGAGAGCCAGGCGCGGACGCTCGCCGGCGTCGACAACGTCCTGTCCGCCGGCACGCCGGTCACCGACATCGTCACGGGCTACACCGAGCGGACGCTCGGCTCGGCCCAGCTCCGCGGCGAGCACGCGCTCCCGGCCCTCGGCAACCTCGAGGTCGACTGGCGGGCCAACCTCTCGCGGACGCAGCTCGACCAGCCCGACCTCCGTCAAGCGGCCATCCGCTCGAACGTGAGCGTCGACGAGGACGGGAACGAGACGACGTCGTACGCGCTCGTCGGCACGCCGCCGGGCCCGCAGCGCTACTTCCGCGACCTCGAGGAGACGCTTGGCAGCGGCGCGCTCGACCTCTCGCTCCCGTTCCGGGCCTTCGGCAACGGCGCGCAGCTCAAGGTCGGCGGGCTCGTCGAGCGGACCGACCGGGCCTACGGCGAGCGGTTCTTCTTCTACGAGCTCGACCGCGGCGTGGCGCTCGGGGGCACCGACGGAGACGCGCTCGCGACCTACCTCGGCCCCGACAACGTCGGCGTGATCGGCACGCGAACGAACTCGGCCGGCGAGGTCACGCAGTACGAGTTCGGCCACTACCTCATCGACGCGACGCGCGACCAGAACCAGTACGACGGGACGTTCGACGTGGCCGCCGGCTACGGGATGGTCGAGGTCGGGCTCGGCCGGCTCCGCCTCATCGCGGGCGCCCGCTACGAGGGCTCCCGGCTCCTCGTGGCCTCCCAGGCCCTCGCCACCGCCGACACTCCGGCCGACTCGGTCGTGACCGTCGACGGGACGGCCTTCCTCGGGACCGACCGGAGCTACAACGACGTGCTCCCGTCGCTCAACCTCGTCTACGGGCTCAGCGACGCGATGAACCTCCGGGCCGCCGCGACGCGGACGCTCGCCCGCCCGACGTTCCGCGAGATCGCTCCGGTCACGACCTACGACTTCACGTCCGACGGCGCGCTCCAGGGCAACCCGGCCCTCGAGCGGACGCTCATCACGAACCTCGACCTCCGCTGGGAGTGGTTCAACCAGCCCGGCGGCATCCTCGCCGCGAGCGCCTACTACAAGCGGCTCGACAACCCCATCGAGCGGATCATCACGGACCCCGAGAACGGCGCGACGTCGTACGCCAACGTCGACGCGGCCGACGTCTTCGGGGCCGAGTTCGAGGCCCGCCAGCGGCTCGGGACGTTCGGCCTCGGCGGCGTGCTCGGCGAGCGGCTCTCGCTGGGCGCCAACCTCTCGCTGACCCAGTCGAGCATATCGATCACGGGCCGCGAGTTGGCCGCCCGCCGCGAGCTCGACCCCTCGGCGCCCGACACGCGCGACCTCCAGGGCCAGAGCCCCTACCTCCTCAACGCGAACCTGAGCTACGACGACCCGCTCCGCGGGACCTCGGCCGGCGTGTTCTTCAACGTGGCCGGGCCGCGGCTGTCGCGCGTCGGCAACCCGCTCCCGGACGTCTACGAGCGGCCGGCGCCCCAGCTCGACCTCACCGCCTCGCAGCAGGTCTTCGGAGCGTTCACGCTCAAGGGCTCGATCAAGAACGTCCTCGGCTCGGACTATCTCGAGGCCTACGACGTGAGCGGGTTCGACCTCGGCGGGCCCTCCGAGGTCGCCCCGTTCCTCCGCTACGCCCGCGGGACCCAGTTCTCGCTCGGCATCTCGGTCAACCCCTCGTTCGGGGTCGGCGCGCCGGCGTCCATCCCGGCGCCCGGTTCGTCCGCCTCCCCCATCGGCACCGGCACGGCGTCGGGCGACTAG
- a CDS encoding MFS transporter, protein MQRTPLTHSSLRTTATLFALWLLVFTAASQTIIITPILPLIGEALGVGTGPLGLLVSVYSWVLALAALVMGPISDRVGRRRVLLMGSGALVVALALHGWADTFEALLVMRVLAGAGGGMLSGAAVSYVGDAFPYEKRGWATGWVMSGVPFGLVIGIPLGRALAVAFGFRMPFVAFAGVMAVAFVLILTVVPQPDVQLSEERPTVRGALRQYAELLRGTGGTAAAAATYFLMYFGLSLLIVYLPQWLTARFAMEVAPFGEPLTVFGLPLDFIATLFLVGGLVSVVVGPQAGTLSDAVGRKPLILTSCLGLAVVTAAVPYVVTERWAAYPIYVAIMGLFALRMAPLQALLTALVPSRQRGAFLSLTIAVGQIGTGVGAAVAGVLYAEVGYAATTTLSAVVVLAMAALVWRWLPEPTEQAVDPEPEPVAEPAEAGVVAGETGAP, encoded by the coding sequence TTGCAACGGACGCCTCTGACCCACTCCTCGCTCCGCACGACGGCGACGCTGTTCGCCCTCTGGCTCCTCGTCTTTACGGCGGCCAGCCAGACCATCATCATCACGCCCATCCTTCCGCTCATCGGCGAGGCGCTGGGCGTGGGGACAGGGCCGTTGGGGCTGCTCGTGTCGGTGTACTCGTGGGTCCTGGCCCTGGCCGCCCTCGTGATGGGGCCGATCTCCGACCGAGTCGGGCGGCGACGCGTCCTCCTGATGGGGTCCGGCGCGCTCGTGGTCGCCCTCGCGCTCCACGGGTGGGCCGACACATTCGAGGCCCTCCTCGTCATGCGCGTGCTGGCCGGCGCCGGCGGCGGGATGCTCTCGGGCGCGGCCGTGAGCTACGTCGGCGACGCGTTTCCGTACGAGAAGCGGGGGTGGGCCACGGGTTGGGTCATGAGCGGCGTCCCGTTCGGGCTCGTCATCGGGATCCCGCTGGGGCGTGCGCTGGCGGTCGCGTTCGGATTCCGGATGCCGTTCGTGGCCTTCGCTGGGGTCATGGCCGTCGCGTTCGTCCTCATCCTGACCGTCGTGCCCCAGCCCGACGTCCAGCTCTCGGAGGAGCGGCCGACGGTCCGCGGCGCGCTCCGCCAGTACGCCGAGCTCCTCCGCGGGACGGGCGGGACGGCCGCCGCCGCGGCGACGTACTTCCTGATGTACTTCGGGCTGAGCCTCCTCATCGTCTACCTCCCGCAGTGGCTGACGGCCCGGTTCGCGATGGAGGTCGCGCCGTTCGGCGAGCCGCTCACGGTGTTCGGCCTCCCGCTCGACTTTATCGCGACGCTGTTCCTCGTGGGCGGCCTCGTGAGCGTCGTCGTCGGGCCGCAGGCCGGGACGCTCTCCGACGCCGTCGGGCGGAAGCCCCTGATCCTCACGTCCTGCCTCGGGCTGGCCGTCGTCACGGCCGCGGTGCCCTACGTCGTGACCGAGCGGTGGGCGGCGTACCCGATCTACGTCGCCATCATGGGCCTCTTCGCGCTGCGGATGGCCCCGCTCCAGGCGCTCCTGACGGCGCTCGTGCCGAGCCGCCAGCGCGGGGCGTTCCTCTCGCTCACGATCGCGGTGGGGCAGATCGGGACGGGCGTCGGGGCCGCGGTCGCGGGCGTCCTGTACGCGGAGGTCGGCTACGCGGCGACCACGACGCTCTCGGCCGTCGTGGTCCTGGCGATGGCCGCGCTCGTGTGGAGGTGGCTCCCGGAGCCGACCGAGCAGGCCGTGGACCCCGAGCCGGAGCCCGTCGCGGAACCCGCCGAGGCGGGCGTGGTCGCGGGCGAGACGGGGGCGCCGTAG